ATGAAAAAGACGCATTGTAATACCTAGGATTCATTATCTTCCCAAACAAGATAAACTCGGGGTATATAAGTAAGGTTAAAAGCCATAAGAAACCAAACGACTAATGCACCAGAAATCGACGCCATGCCCATTTTATGTAACCACCCTCGCCCCGACATGAAAGAAACCCATCACCCGAGGTTGAACTCGCTTGCCGAGTTCATCGACaacatcttcatcttggccttcatcctcttagccgcatcctcatccacctgGCCATactcgtcatcatcaaacttGCTCTTGCTGCCACCGCTAGGTTTGGCAGCAACAGAAGCGCTAGCCCCACCACCCTTCTGCCCGTTGGTAGCTGGCGTAAACTTGTGTGTCCTCCTCGAGATACCCGATCCAATACCACCGGGCGCCTCGCGCAGACCGAACGCCTTGGCCATGTGTCCAAGATGCAGTTGCGTCATGTCAAAGTAGACTCTCTCTTCGCGGACGTGAGTGGCATAAGCTCTGATGTGAGATCTGAAAGCTTGTCTGCCGGCATCAAGCAAGGGGTTGTCCTTCTTCACTGGCTGCCTGTTTTTGCCGCCGGTCTTGCTGAATTTACTCTTGTGGCCTTTGGGtccttcctcggcatcctcgaATCCGGGCGCGGGTGCCAAAAGACGCTGTTCAAAATGCAGCTGAAGAGCTTCGGCACGAGTGGCCCACGTCTCCCGCTTGTTGCTTTCCGTCTCGGcattgtttgtttgtgaGGAGGCTGGAAGGTTGACATTCGTGGCAAAGCCTTTCTGCAAGATTGATTCGTAAAGCTGGGGTGTTatggtggcggaggatggcAGGATGCTGGTGTATCCTTCCTCAGGACCAGGGAGCAAAAAGAGAACCGCTTTACCAGAACGACCAGCTCTGGCGGTACGGCCGATGCGATGAACGTGATCAGGCACCGCAAAGGCGGGATCGTATTCAATAACCAGGTCGACGGCCGGCACATCGAGACCACGAGATGAAATGTCTGTCGTGATGAGAACAGCCGGATCCTTGCACCCCGAGAAAGCCTTTAGAGTAGCACTGCGAACCGGTTGCGCCAGGGAACCATGAAGTTTATGGAGCATTACCCTGGTGTTTGCGGGTGAGGTGATATAGGCAGCCGGTGCCACCGTGGTTTCGATGTGAACATCCGGTTTTTTTGCTGGTGCGTCACCCtcttgggctggtggtggtggttcgaCCGTCATGGTGTCTTTCAGGACCTCGTAATGAAAGTCGACCGAATCAGCGCaagagatgaagatgattGCCTTCATAACCGACCCCTTCCTCGCAAATGTCGACTTGAGCAACGCAATCAGTGTGACCAGCCTCAACTTGGCTGGCACAATGATACACGACTGTTTCAGCTGCGCAGGCGCTGTGAAAGCAGACTCGGTGCTTCCACTGTTTTCCGCAGCatccttttccatctccgACTTGGAAGCGGTAATGTGCACCGCATCCTCCAGACTGATCTCGCCCAATTTCTGAACGTTCATCTTCATGGTAGCCGAGCACAGAACCGTGACCCTCCTCTTTGGCAGCACTCTATCCAGTACCAGCCCCTCAGAGTTCTTGGTTGCAAGCTTGTCCGCCCTAATCTTGCCAACAATCGCCTTGATATCGTCCTCGAAacccatctccatcatcctgTCGCCTTCGTCCAGCACCAACCATCTCACAGTTCCTACATCCAGCACCTTTGTATTATCCAAGTGATCCGTCAGTCGTCCTGGAGTCGCAACCAAGATGTTGACACCCTTCCTTAACCTCGCCTTTTCCGAATGCTTGCTCTCTCCACCGATAACAGTTGTGCAGACTAGCCATGGCGCGCACCTGAGAACCTTCTCGAGGACTGCTGAGATTTGCTTGCAGAGTTCTCTTGTCGGCGCAAGGATGATCGCAAAGAGTCCCGAATTTCTGTGTACCTTGGCATCCTTTTTGGGAGTGCCGTCCTCGTTCATACTGAGCTCCATGATTCGATGAACAATGGGCAACAGATACGCCAGCGTCTTTCCGGAACCGGTTTCTGCTTGAAGGAACGCATCGTTGTCGTCTTTGATAAGCACGGGAATTGTGTTCTTCTGAATCGCCGTCGGGGCTTTCATCTCAAGCTTGGTGGCCAGGTGGTGGGCTACTCGTCTCGCCAGGCCGAGTGTGTGAAAGTTCTCTGCTTCTTCGCTAAGGGGCGCATTGGAAGGTTTTGCCGGCTCGGCGGGTTCGGCGGGCGCTTCTTCGTCGAACTTGGTCACGACGGTGGGGATCGAAGTGAACAGGCTTGAAGAGACAAGACCGGTCTTCATGGCGTGGGTTGGCACCCAGGGGATGTCACTTGTCCTGGGCGCTTTCGCCGGTCTGTGATCACTGCCATCGTCGTTACCTCGTGGTCTTTTAGTAGGTCGATTCGGATCGTAGGGCGCTCGTGGTTTGGCAGCTGGCTCGGGGCCTCCTTGCGATGCGGTTTTCGCCGACTTGTTGGCTTTAACGCGGTCTCTCCAGCGGCCGCCCTTGAACTTGACCTGGCTGACGAGAGGCGCATCGCCAATCTCAAAGTTCAGGAGCATTCCATCGTCGGCCATTTTGCTGATTGGCGTTTTGGCGGTGTTTACTCGCcttggttggatggggaaggTTTTGGTTGGAACGTGTCGGCAGAAAAAAAGTTGGGCCAGAGCTGGGACCCCGCGACCGACCATCAAAAATTAAGTGGGTCCCGAGTTAGCAGCACCGCTTGTGGAGACGCTACGGCTGCCAAACTTGTGCAGGTTATGAAGGTAACACAACGACGTGCACATCTTCCCCTTATCCGTACAGTGATTATACTCTGCAGAACATCAGTGGGAATAATAATTAAGATTACACACTAACTAGGGTATTAAACCAGCCATGCTAAATACGTCTCGGTCAATCATCTCATACACACCCATCCTCCTTTGCCTTCATGCACATATCGTTGCGCCGATATGTTGAGCCCCGTGCTCATGTCGAAGCCGGAACCCTGAATATCCTATCTCGCTACTTGAAAGTCCCGAAATACGACGATGAGGCGTCCCATGGTCCTCGCTTGTCACCTTGGAAGCCAGGTTCTCTGCAAATGGCGATCGTTTCCGGAGCTCTGGTCCGTAGTAGTAGATGGCGTAGACGGCGCAGACAAGGAAAAGCGAGATGCAGAACAGGATGGTGCTCGCAATCTCTAGGTGTTTCGAACCTCCGATATTTGTGTAGAAGGGCGTCGCCGGTACTGTGAGAACGCCTGCCAGGAAGTCCCGGGACCAACCATTCCCGCCCGTCGCCGAAGCTGAATACGGCCCGTACGCGCAGATCATGTACTGTAGTATGGTCAGCATCTTGGAATCTGGGACAAAGCAATGTGCAACTTGCATCAATCGTGGCCATGTATATGGAGTAGTTGGCAATGCCAATGATGGCAGATCCGAACATGGTTCCGATCCAGTGCACCGGCGGGCCTCCAGATGTCCAGGCAAATATGATTAGACCAAGTGGCAGGCATGGTGCCGTATAGAGCAGCCACCACAACCTCGATTCATACTGGGCGTGTTCATCGCCAGGCTTGAGTGCTCTTTCCTTTCTGTTTCGTCGGATGGCTGGGATAAACGAGATCCAGGCAATGATGTAACCAATGCCAATAGGAACAAACGCCAGCCCGATGTCCACAGCCGAAAACCCCCATTGTCTGTAGACCAGCACAAATGATTGGATCTGCATGAAGATCAGGGCGTCCGAGAATCCAGAGAGCAAGGACAGCGTGAGAACGATAGGCTCAGTAAGAAACATCCGGAATGGGCGCACCCATGTCCAGATTAGCTCCTTGAAGGTAAAGCGCTGCCAGAAAGGCTCGATCTCGTTGGGCCCGTAGAGGTTGGGCGACTGTCCAGACTTGCGACGTTTCTGAGCAATTCTGTCCAGCAGGATGGTCGTTCTAGTTTCTGGCACAAAGATCAGATGCAGAAGTTGAACAAACACGCCGAAGATTAGCTGAATCCAAATGGTCCATCTCCAGGGCAGATATTCTTCAACAAACCCGCCAATGATAGGCCCCAGGATAGAGCCGCCGACAGAGGAAAACACAATGTAGGCGACGG
The window above is part of the Podospora bellae-mahoneyi strain CBS 112042 chromosome 3, whole genome shotgun sequence genome. Proteins encoded here:
- the DBP7 gene encoding ATP-dependent RNA helicase dbp7 (COG:A; EggNog:ENOG503NUZC; BUSCO:EOG09260KNR) is translated as MADDGMLLNFEIGDAPLVSQVKFKGGRWRDRVKANKSAKTASQGGPEPAAKPRAPYDPNRPTKRPRGNDDGSDHRPAKAPRTSDIPWVPTHAMKTGLVSSSLFTSIPTVVTKFDEEAPAEPAEPAKPSNAPLSEEAENFHTLGLARRVAHHLATKLEMKAPTAIQKNTIPVLIKDDNDAFLQAETGSGKTLAYLLPIVHRIMELSMNEDGTPKKDAKVHRNSGLFAIILAPTRELCKQISAVLEKVLRCAPWLVCTTVIGGESKHSEKARLRKGVNILVATPGRLTDHLDNTKVLDVGTVRWLVLDEGDRMMEMGFEDDIKAIVGKIRADKLATKNSEGLVLDRVLPKRRVTVLCSATMKMNVQKLGEISLEDAVHITASKSEMEKDAAENSGSTESAFTAPAQLKQSCIIVPAKLRLVTLIALLKSTFARKGSVMKAIIFISCADSVDFHYEVLKDTMTVEPPPPAQEGDAPAKKPDVHIETTVAPAAYITSPANTRVMLHKLHGSLAQPVRSATLKAFSGCKDPAVLITTDISSRGLDVPAVDLVIEYDPAFAVPDHVHRIGRTARAGRSGKAVLFLLPGPEEGYTSILPSSATITPQLYESILQKGFATNVNLPASSQTNNAETESNKRETWATRAEALQLHFEQRLLAPAPGFEDAEEGPKGHKSKFSKTGGKNRQPVKKDNPLLDAGRQAFRSHIRAYATHVREERVYFDMTQLHLGHMAKAFGLREAPGGIGSGISRRTHKFTPATNGQKGGGASASVAAKPSGGSKSKFDDDEYGQVDEDAAKRMKAKMKMLSMNSASEFNLG
- a CDS encoding hypothetical protein (EggNog:ENOG503NYEZ; COG:S); the encoded protein is MSQISNDRLGEVPEKQTHADSDQTDPEASTPDRPDTSHDEITGAVPPSKTAAPARQFSTTNAPPTDKIELKEEDAWKELGFCFPTRKKWTILSIIFLVQTSMNFNTSLYSNGIDGISQEFGVSAQAARAGAAAFLITYAFGCELWAPWSEEFGRKPILQLSLGLVNIWCLPVALAPNFASLMVGRALGGLSSAGGSVTLGMIADIFEPNEQQCAVAYIVFSSVGGSILGPIIGGFVEEYLPWRWTIWIQLIFGVFVQLLHLIFVPETRTTILLDRIAQKRRKSGQSPNLYGPNEIEPFWQRFTFKELIWTWVRPFRMFLTEPIVLTLSLLSGFSDALIFMQIQSFVLVYRQWGFSAVDIGLAFVPIGIGYIIAWISFIPAIRRNRKERALKPGDEHAQYESRLWWLLYTAPCLPLGLIIFAWTSGGPPVHWIGTMFGSAIIGIANYSIYMATIDYMICAYGPYSASATGGNGWSRDFLAGVLTVPATPFYTNIGGSKHLEIASTILFCISLFLVCAVYAIYYYGPELRKRSPFAENLASKVTSEDHGTPHRRISGLSSSEIGYSGFRLRHEHGAQHIGATICA